The window TAATTAGCGTAAGATTTCAATCCTTTGATCATATGTACATCATCGTTTTGTAGGTATTTGGGTTTGAGGAGATAGAGAGCCCTGATTTTGGAGACCTCAAGGTGATATGGCTAAACTTACCAGGTGCTTTTGCGATGCACATCATCCAGAGAAACACTTCAACCAACCTCCCTGAAGGTCCTTACAGCGCCACCTCTGCCGTTCGAGATCCTAGCCATCTCCCTATGGGCCACCACATCTGCTTCTCCGTCTCCAACTTCGACTCCTTCCTTCGCTCTCTCAAGGTCTTGTTTCTTTACACGACATCTTTCACTGTTCATTATCATATGGTTTGGTATTGAATTTTTTGACTGGCGCTGAAATAGTTAAATCTTTACTCTGTTATAGTCTTTTGACCTTCATCTAGTGTGTTCTGTAATGGTTTCAGTTTTGATTTTAGTTGAGATTTTCATTGATATTCTCTCTCTGTTGTTGAATGGTGTTAGGAGAAAGGGATAGAAACTTTCCAGAAGTCTCTTCCTGATGGAAAAGTCAAGCAAGTTTTCTTCTTTGATCCTGATGGTAATTTAATTTCTCTTTTTTGCATTATAAACccatgtttaaatactaattacTATTACTCCCAAACAATTTGTTTCCTCTTTTTAATATTCAGAGCAATGGCATTGAATCCATTAATATACAAGAATTGCAACTTTGTTGGGTTGTTTATTCTTGTATGTTTCAGCTTACAGATTATTCTactctcaattttttttgtaggaAACGGATTAGAGGTAGCAAGTCGATCTGAGTCTTGAATCAGGACTTTGTGGTATGAGTagttaatgaaaataaaaaataatcagcTTGTTCAAAACAGGATAATTAAAGCTGCATATGTAAAGAAAACGTTGCTGTTCCCGTTTCTTAGCTGGAGTGTTTTGGAACAATCTTGAGTCTCTATGCTGTCTAGGCTTGATGTTTACTTCTGACAACTTTCCCTTCATGTGCTTTGAATGTTGGATGTATCGCATTAATGAGCTTTTCTTGTCTACTAGTTCCCATGTCCATACAACAACAACGGAGAGAGACGGAGACTTAACTAAGAACAACCATACATTCATAACTCgggatagttttttttttgttggtgcTGAATCCAAGAAAACCAGGGTTTAGCAAAACACAACCCGGTTAAGGCAAAACCAAACTTGTTAAGTATGTCATGTCTAACAAGTGTAGGTTGATCGACCTTGCCTCAGATCCCCATGGAATCAGTGTCTTGGTCCTATAATTACCGAGCTGGTCTGAACCGAATCGGTCATTTGCAATTTATATACGTTTTAGCAAACCGATTACCcaaaaaaaaccctaaaaatatagaaaacttGTCTCAAAATTCCAGTCTACTAAGCACATCAATGTGGGTCAAAGTTGTTGTCGATAAACCAACATGACATGGACATGAAGGTGTCTTAAGGCATCACAAAAATTCTACAACTTACCATAAGATTACCAATCTTTTCATAAATCCATTGCTCAAGTCGGTTTTGTGGTTGGTATTTGAACGGATCTCGAGTAGCTTATGTGACAACAAGTATGATAGCTATATTTTGCGCCCCACATAAACTGAATTTTATCCGATGGAAAGATGAGTTCGAATCTTTTCTGGTGCAGGATAACTACACAAAGTGGTACCACCGGTCCAATCTTCCCCAAGATATTTATAGCTAGGATGTGTGTTTCGGCTCAGCTTGTCAAGTCATTCGATTTAAACATGTAACCATTCTGATTTTCTTATAAGAATGATTTGTTccttgttcaaaaaaaaagaaaaaaaggaatgaTTTGTTTGAGTCTTTCTGTAATATATGTGTCAATGGATAAACGTATAAGTGCAAATGTATATACGTATATTCTAATTATCCATTTAGAGAACCTAAAAATCTATAGATCACTAAAATTATCTTTAATTATCCGAAATTTTGAAACATGAATATGATCCTCACTTGTAAAGTAGTTTTAGCCATTGTTACTTGATCTAGTGATCTTTAATTAAAAATGGGCAGATGCTTAGCTGATAATCACATATATGTAGGCTAAAcatattttggatgtttttccaggaaaaaaaaattgaccccAGTTATCTGATTGGTTGGACCAGTGTTAACTCGACTTGGCCTTATCGACCGGACCACACAAGAGGGGTACTCGTACTTGAACTAACATCTTTTGGAATTTACATCATGATGAGTGGACCTATTTAGGTGGTGGGTGAATTTTCCTCAccgtgagtttttttttccctGTAATTTACATGGACGATCATTCTTCATGTTTTGCAAATTTCAGAACTCTATATCATATGTTTTTCACAATatgaataaaccaaaataaataaataaataattcacGATAAAGAAATACATCCCCATGTTAAAATGCAGCTTTGTATGTCAGAGTCCAGAAAGAAAAGTAAATAGAAACAAAACTGGAAAGTATAAAAccgaaagaaagagaaagaagtaATATCTGACCTTCACATTCACTCGAACGTACATACCATTTTTGTGTATATACGTTACCAATTTGCTTTTTTGAATCTACTTGGTTAGCTTTTCATCAATACagatgtaaactaaggatcttAATAACTGTAGCTAATAACATAACAAGTACAGTTGCAACTCGTAACACAAGTGCATGTGGTGGTGATTGGAGAACATGGTCAACATTCAGAGTCTTGGTAGCTGCATTACCATCTTGAAAATGAGAGAATCAATAGTAACtccattaataaataaaaagagggatttttttattaattccaCTAATTAATAAATGAGATTTGTGGATTACATAACTACCCTTACTATCATAATGAGACActgtggatatatatatatgcaacaAAATAAGCCAACATCCAATTGCTCTAGAaaatttatactctctcaaaaaATGCCAAAGATCATGTGGAAGAGCCTCCATCTTTGCTTCCCGTCAAATCTCACCAAATGCTACTCTTCGCCGTGCCTTCCTCCATCGGCCGCCGCCGCTGCTGAGGACGACGATCCCAGCCGTCCCTCTATCGTTCTCATCAACAACTTCAACCTACTCTACCACAACGACCACAACAACTACCACCACCGTGTCGTTGACTTACCTTCCTCATCCACCGCCACCACCTTCTCCTCTTCTGCCACGTCATCATACGAATCCGAGAGCCAAGACATTTCTCCTGAATTATCCGCCGCTTTCGCTTCCCGtcgcttcttcttctcttcccctGGCCGATCAAATGCAATCACCGACTCACCAGAAACACGGTCAAGAGAACTCTCTGATAATAGCGACAGTGCCACGATCAAGACACCAAAGAAGACGAAGTACGACACTAGCATGAACACCACGAGGCTTCTAAGCGGAGGTTCCGCCGTGAAGCAACACGTTTACTCACCGGATCCGTTAACTGACTTCCGACGGTCAATGCAGGAGATGATTGATGCCGCCATCGAAGCCGGAGATCTTAGCCATCCCGACGAGGGTTATGATTACTTGAACGAGCTGCTTCTCAGTTATCTAGCGTTGAATCCAACCGACATGCACAAGTTCATCATAAGGGCTTTCTCCGACATCATGGTTTCACTCTTGTCGGAAGAACGTCGGATATGATAACGCCGCGGCCGCCTGGATAAAAAATGATCGTGTAATAAATGACCCAcgtgattttattaattaagtcAATGGACCTAACATCTTTTTTACATTATCGTCTCCAAGGAAGAGAAGCTAGCTAACTACTAACAattttatctctcttttttgtattttgtattttttattaaataaacatCAACAGAGGTGAACTAATGGCTGTAAAATGGTAAATATATAATGGAATTAGCGGGGGATAGAAAGGAATTGAACAAGGAGGAAAATGGAATACATCTATTTCATCCATTCACGATCAAAACTGAAGTGAAATAATTTTCTTtgcattttgtttctttttgtgtgGAAATGATGAAATGAGCACAAATGATATTTTTGTAGATTTGATGGAATAGAGAATTCTGCATTATTCCATTCCAAAAATTACTATCCAATATTTTTGCATGTATTACGACCGAATGACAAAAGGTAACACTATTGTGCAATGCTATCTGATTTTCAAGAATTACTGAAGTGGAgagtgctttttttttttggccagtGCATATtgctttttattaatttttaaaattcgttTTCAAATcattatatgatgaaaatgatcGACGAAATTTAAgataaatgataaatattttttatataaaactttGGAATggatattgtatatttatttacatattatgtTGTCGAAATAAGGACAAGAAACTTAAAAGACTTCTAACATGTTGGATACTAGACATACTATACTAGTATGTACCAAACCGAGATACGAAAACACCACTCTCAACCCATGGTCGAGAATCGAGAGTGAAACagaaaactcaaaacatatatatgtgttCAATTATTGGCAAAAAGCATTATAATTGGAAGTAATTGTCTGATGATACGGACAAAACTTGTTTGGGGGTGGACAGTTTGCGGGGAGCTCCAAGTCCAAATCAaataagttaaaataaaaattattgatGAACTTATGAATTAACAAATTGAAAGCTAAATACGTCCAAAAAACTTTATGCGAAGAGTTAAAATTGAACTTGGTTTGATCAATGGAGAATAAAGTCTTGTAGACAGCAAAGTATCACCGAGTTGCAAAGCTTGAGGTATCGATAACCTCACTAGTTGCCTATATTATATCAAGGCATGGAtcttgtttttaaatattactaTGAATCCATACCCTAGTAAAGGGAAAATAGTTAATGTTTTCCTTTCTCAATATAATGTGcaaaaaatttctttaattaTAGACAAACTATCTATGTCTTAACTGTTATGACATACAATCTAATGCTAGGTAGTACTATGTTGTAAGTATGTCACCACCAAAAATCAAGCGCACATAATTCATATTGTTGGAAAAGAAACATCAAACAATAAGTTTCATATACTACTTCTCAATGTTTCCTTAGTAGTACATATTAACATCTAATTAATCTTCTTCTCGGTTTACAACAAAATTTTCTCTc is drawn from Brassica rapa cultivar Chiifu-401-42 chromosome A05, CAAS_Brap_v3.01, whole genome shotgun sequence and contains these coding sequences:
- the LOC103867665 gene encoding lactoylglutathione lyase isoform X1 codes for the protein MATLGHIARESSDVTRLALFYKEVFGFEEIESPDFGDLKVIWLNLPGAFAMHIIQRNTSTNLPEGPYSATSAVRDPSHLPMGHHICFSVSNFDSFLRSLKEKGIETFQKSLPDGKVKQVFFFDPDGNGLEDNYTKWYHRSNLPQDIYS
- the LOC103867665 gene encoding lactoylglutathione lyase isoform X3 — translated: MATLGHIARESSDVTRLALFYKEVFGFEEIESPDFGDLKVIWLNLPGAFAMHIIQRNTSTNLPEGPYSATSAVRDPSHLPMGHHICFSVSNFDSFLRSLKEKGIETFQKSLPDGKVKQVFFFDPDGNGLEDN
- the LOC103867665 gene encoding lactoylglutathione lyase isoform X2, producing MATLGHIARESSDVTRLALFYKEVFGFEEIESPDFGDLKVIWLNLPGAFAMHIIQRNTSTNLPEGPYSATSAVRDPSHLPMGHHICFSVSNFDSFLRSLKEKGIETFQKSLPDGKVKQVFFFDPDGNGLEVASRSES
- the LOC103867666 gene encoding transcription repressor OFP16 translates to MRFVDYITTLTIIMRHCGYIYMQQNKPTSNCSRKFILSQKMPKIMWKSLHLCFPSNLTKCYSSPCLPPSAAAAAEDDDPSRPSIVLINNFNLLYHNDHNNYHHRVVDLPSSSTATTFSSSATSSYESESQDISPELSAAFASRRFFFSSPGRSNAITDSPETRSRELSDNSDSATIKTPKKTKYDTSMNTTRLLSGGSAVKQHVYSPDPLTDFRRSMQEMIDAAIEAGDLSHPDEGYDYLNELLLSYLALNPTDMHKFIIRAFSDIMVSLLSEERRI